One Dermatophagoides farinae isolate YC_2012a chromosome 1, ASM2471394v1, whole genome shotgun sequence genomic region harbors:
- the LOC124492511 gene encoding GEL complex subunit OPTI: protein MGKNLNSSIQNSKQSTWKRMFTISSHWEDKDEFLDVIYWGRQLVSIIIGIVWGILGLTGAFGLLSYMATSSAVVYLYSINVNDDSEDALTAVKEGFMTSLAAFLVTWILVYTYLYF from the exons ATGggtaaaaatttaaattcttcaattcaaaattctaaACAATCAACATGGAAACGAATGTTTACGATATCATCACATTGGGAAGATAAa GATGAATTCTTGGACGTAATCTATTGGGGCCGACAATTagtttcaataataattggtaTCGTTTGGGGTATTCTTGGATTGACCGGTGCATTCGGATTACTTAGTTATATGGCTACCAGTTCGGCTGTGgtttatttatattcaa tcaatgtcaatgatgattctgaagATGCTTTGACTGCTGTTAAAGAAGGCTTCATGACATCATTGGCCGCATTTTTGGTCACATGGATTCTTGTCTATACTTATCTTTATTTCTAG
- the LOC124492430 gene encoding uncharacterized protein LOC124492430: protein MRKSNHFLCLTIMMATNRILKKLINSMETKNSSISSVIINDNDNKEESNKAIADNAVIDGAINKSSSSLTDQQQSSNNRLKYGRVVILLENPILPKETILNTPSKADNLDPDIENDLRITGCKLIQISGILLRLPQVAMATGQVLFQRFYYSKSFVRQPMEITAMACVVLASKVEEAPRRIRDVINVFHNMKQIRLKQQTVPIILDENYIYLKNQVIKAERRILKELGFCVHVKHPHKFIVAVAQILKNESNVDLIQTAWSYMNDSLQTNVFVRYPPESIACACIHLSSRILKVSLPSQPLWYEMFNVDSESIDDICKSILMLYTRKPLDQEDLETKVEQARLKLEAEKVKARALAQRNNLLSTEAINSPVLIDSRSNSPSVVATDIIASKIKNNASIDVNDKNPDVRSQISNKPMIIDGDEKILKSIRNDDNIMEISTQDSISGGNHVNQQQDNVGSEHSSISSSSSFKLQKSPIKSSKEETSKSSKRLDYDYNHSSSFDNDHYKSTAYRSKKNGHSICSSEQDDYYSNSRDDHVKLRNEQKEYRNDRSPLVPRSFISSKIVSSNSNRRDHRNRYYQEDSRSRSRSPISTSSSYCDNQYSSSRNYYYDRRNDASRSSTTGKNRSNDGDRRYKDDPRSTSSNHHHHQRHHNYHESPDQSSYSSRYYHKSSYSGKY from the exons atgagaaaaagcAATCATTTCTTGTGtttgacaataatgatggcaaCAAATAGAATTCTGAAGA aattaattaattcaatgGAAACCAAAAATTCTTCGATCTCATCTGTGATAATAAATGACAACGATAACAAAGAAGAATCAAATAAAGCGATTGCCGACAATGCCGTTATCGATGGGGccataaataaatcatcatcatcattgaccgATCAGCAACAATCATCCAACAATCGTCTTAAATATGGTCGCGTTGTCATCTTGTTAGAGAATCCAATATTACCGAAAGAAACAATATTGAATACTCCTTCGAAAGCTGATAATCTTGATCctgatattgaaaatgatcttCGCATTACAGGATGTAAACTCATACAAATATCGGGAATTTTATTACGCTTACCGCAG GTCGCAATGGCTACTGGCCAGGTTTTATTTCAacgattttattattcaaaatcattcgtACGACAACCAATGGAGATAACAGCCATGGCATGTGTAGTACTTGCATCAAAAGTTGAAGAAGCACCACGACGTATACGAGAtgtaataaatgtttttcataataTGAAACAGATTAGATTGAAGCA aCAAACAGTGCCAATCatattggatgaaaattatatttatcTCAAAAATCAAGTCATAAAAGCTGAACGAAGAATTCTAAAAGAATTGGGATTCTGTGTTCATGTAAAACATCCTCATAAATTTATCGTTGCTGTTGCTcagatattgaaaaatgaaagcaATGTTGATTTGATACAAACTGCATG gagctatatgaatgatagtttacaaacaaatgtttttgttcgTTATCCTCCAGAATCAATAGCTTGTGCATGTATTCATTTGAGTTCAAGAATTTTAAAA gTATCATTACCCAGTCAACCATTGTGGTATGAAATGTTCAATGTCGATTCCGAAAGTATCGACGATATTTGCAAATCCATTCTGATGTTATATACTCGAAAACCATTGGACCAAGAAGATTTGGAGACAAAAGTAGAACAAGCTCGGCTAAAACTAGAAGCAGAAAAAGTTAAAGCACGAGCTCTAGCTCAACGTAATAATCTATTGTCCACAGAAGCTATCAATTCACCTGTATTGATAGATTCACGTTCGAATTCTCCATCGGTTGTGGCCACTGATATCATTGCTagtaaaatcaaaaataatgcGTCAATTGatgtgaatgataaaaatcctGATGTCAGATCTCAGATTTCGAATAAGCCTATGATAATTGACGGTGacgaaaaaatattgaaaagcatccgtaatgatgataatataatggAAATTTCCACACAAGATTCAATTAGTGGTGGCAATCATGTTAATCAACAGCAAGATAATGTTGGAAGTGAACACAGTTCCAttagctcatcatcatcatttaaattgcAAAAATCTCCCATCAAATCAAGCAAAGAAGAAACATCGAAATCATCGAAAAGATtagattatgattataatcattcatcgtcattcgataatgatcattacaAATCTACAGCTTATCGTTCCAAAAAGAATGGCCATTCCATATGTAGTTCAGAAcaagatgattattattccaaCAGTCGTGATGATCATGTAAAACTAAGAAATGAGCAGAAAGAATACCGTAACGATAGATCACCACTTGTACCTCGTTCATTTATTTCCTCCAAAATCGTCAGTAGTAATAGTAATAGACGCGATCATAGAAATCGTTATTATCAAGAAGATTCTCGTTCACGATCTAGATCTCCCATTTCAACTTCATCCTCATATTGTGATaatcaatattcatcatctcGTAATTACTATTATGATCGTCGAAATGATGCAAgtcgatcatcaacaacaggaaaaaatCGTTCAAATGATGGCGATCGACGATATAAAGATGATCCGAGAAGTAcatcatcgaatcatcaccatcatcaaagacACCATAATTATCATGAAAGTCccgatcaatcatcatattcatcacgTTATTAccataaatcatcatatagcGGAAAATATTGA